The sequence CATTTTGATCTATGCCAACATACTGACACATTAGGAATTCATCAGATTAAGGGCTGAATAGCCATCGTTTTTGTAGATTCTGTAGTGAGAATAAACGGCTAATTAATATGATCACTTTTGTGGGAATCAATAGGGATTAGAGGACTGTTGGCATACCTATCAAGTTATGGTCAATCCTAAATAAAAGAAGTAAAAATATTATAACGTGCTGCTGGAACAAATTTTTCTTGCTTGCTGTGCTTCCGCAGACAGAGGCTACAAAAAATTCATACCAGCATCACTGTATTCTTTTAAAGTGGATCGACTATAGTTTTAAAATTAATATCGATAGCAAAGAATTATTTAATACTAGAGTAAACCAAATATTAATTTAAACTATAACTTACTAAGTGGCACACTCCCCGATACTATGGCGTCCAAAATATCAATAACATCTCCATATGCCATGGATTTATTTTAATCTAATGATCCGAAAAGCCCCTACATGCTATTATTTTTATAGCGTAGAAGGCTGAGGTATGAAATTCACTTTTCTCAGGTGATGTCGTTAATATTGGGGGTTGATCAATAGGCATTCAATAATATAAAGACTACTGCGATAAAACCGCTATTAGCGGTTTTATCTATTTTCTTATAGGATAGCTTTCAATGAAAGTAATAAGGCATCTGTATCCAATATTACAAAATGCATTATTATAACATCCGTGTCAGAGTATCATCTCTATGATAAAAGTGATGAACTAAAGCCATAGCAGTGTGCCCAATGATTAAAGCGGCTAATAACCAAGCCAGTGGTGAATGCAATTCGCCAAGGGTAGCCGCCCAAGCAACCTCTTTACCTTTGGCAACTAGCTCAACGCCAAAGGCAGTGATGCCATACCCTCCTCCCAGCATAACCATAATTCCCGTCAGCGGCATTAGTAGCATACAGACGTAAAGAAGGCGATGGCCTGCAGTAACTAGCTTGATAGTGGCTGGATCTTGCGTAGGACGCTGATGGCGCTGCGTCGCTACCCATAGCAGTCTTATGATTATTAATACTAGCAATAGTATGCCGATAGAAACATGCCAAGGCACTAAGGTCTGTCCGACCCAATGCTCGCCATCGCTGATACGATCAGCAAACTTAAGCAGTTGCCATGTAATTAATAGTGCCATACTCCAGTGCAAAAATTTGCTAACGCGCCCATAGCGTTTTTTTGAATCGGTATTCATGTTTTTTCCTTTTTACTACCTGTATTAACAACTCATGTCCATTCGATGATAAGCGTCTCTTTTCCTGCCATACGTAGTAGATGATCGCTTACTACTTCCTGTAGTTTTGACATCTGCTCCGTCTCACTTTTGAGGGTCACTGTGAGTACATCAGTACAATGCATCTGGCAAATTCCCATAGGTAGCTCAATAACGCCTTGATCTGAGCTAAGAGTCACTGGTAGTTTATGTGCCCAGTGTTTGCACAGTCGATTCATTATTCGTGCCGGATCTTGTGTTTGTATGGTTGCGCTTGAGGTCAGCATGGTTAATTACTCCTAATATTAATGATAGAAACGTGCTGCCTAAACTAGGTTAAGCAATACTCTCGACGATACCACCTTCTACACGCAGTGCTGAACCCGTCGTTGCGCTCGCTTGCGTTGAGGCAATGTAAACGCTCATATGAGCGATTTCCTCAGGGGTCGCAAAACGCTTGATTAGGGTTGAGGGACGATTTTCATCTAAGAATATGCCTTCCATTTCTACCGCTGTGACGCCGCGCTCTTCCGCCAGTCCTTGCATCATGGCTTTTGCACCCTCAGTACGAGTCGGTCCTGGCAAAATACTGTTTACTGTGACACCGCTACCCGCGAGCACTTTGGCAAGTCCGCGTGATACGCCTTGAACAGCGGCTTTAGTGACACCGTAATGCACCATTTCAGCAGGGATATTCAGTGCTGATTCACTAGAG is a genomic window of Psychrobacter cibarius containing:
- a CDS encoding cytochrome b, with the translated sequence MNTDSKKRYGRVSKFLHWSMALLITWQLLKFADRISDGEHWVGQTLVPWHVSIGILLLVLIIIRLLWVATQRHQRPTQDPATIKLVTAGHRLLYVCMLLMPLTGIMVMLGGGYGITAFGVELVAKGKEVAWAATLGELHSPLAWLLAALIIGHTAMALVHHFYHRDDTLTRML
- a CDS encoding DUF2218 domain-containing protein, translating into MLTSSATIQTQDPARIMNRLCKHWAHKLPVTLSSDQGVIELPMGICQMHCTDVLTVTLKSETEQMSKLQEVVSDHLLRMAGKETLIIEWT